The following proteins are co-located in the Silene latifolia isolate original U9 population chromosome 1, ASM4854445v1, whole genome shotgun sequence genome:
- the LOC141649074 gene encoding zinc finger BED domain-containing protein RICESLEEPER 2-like produces MKERFDKYWGQCNLLMAIGAMLYPQLKMKVVEITFPKMFPSDVARDNVNKSDETKGSSSMSIRSNTPGFSELLQAVRSEDTIESRKYEVDDYLDEGCYVPHEDECFDALEWWKDKSMKFRILSRLAADILAVPFTNVASEATFGDGSRVIDPYRASLSSDIVQMLLCTGDWCRSLYGLKRKNKNKREDQLKEIRLPLP; encoded by the exons atgaaagaaaggttTGATAAGTATTGGGGTCAATGTAATTTGCTTATGGCAATTGGAGCTATGTTGTATCCTCAATTGAAAATGAAGGTTGTGGAGATTACTTTTCCAAAGATGTTCCCTTCTGATGTAGCTCGAGATAATGTTAATAAG AGTGATGAAACTAAAGGTAGCTCTTCTATGAGTATAAGGAGCAACACTCCAGGATTCTCTGAACTTTTACAAGCAGTGAGAAGTGAGGATACAATTGAGTCAAGGAAATATGAAGTTGATGATTATCTTGACGAGGGGTGTTATGTTCCTCATGAGGACGAGTGTTTTGATGCCTTGGAGTGGTGGAAAGATAAATCCATGAAATTTCGTATATTATCTCGGCTGGCAGCTGATATCTTAGCTGTTCCCTTTACCAATGTTGCGTCTGAGGCGACGTTTGGTGATGGTAGTCGAGTTATTGATCCTTATCGTGCTTCATTGAGTTCGGATATAGTACAAATGTTGTTATGCACCGGAGATTGGTGTCGATCATTATATGGATTGAAACGAAAGAATAAG AACAAAAGAGAGGATCAACTGAAGGAAATTCGTCTCCCACTTCCATAG